One window of Streptomyces sp. FIT100 genomic DNA carries:
- a CDS encoding acyl-CoA dehydrogenase family protein — MDTAFTPEQQAIRRTLRSALTRGGGAPPGELWARLADELGLPGLALPEAYGGVGGGAVELALAFEEAGRALLPSPLLATAGLVAPLIAALGSEAQRAEHLPAVADGTLTAALAVPGDGLATALALTGDNADGVWAGGGRAGGVQARPLPEGGGWVLYGEAGQVLDGHSAGLLLVAAHTGGFARGRALLFLVRGDADGVRRTRWTALDETRPQARVELRDARAELLGDDTAGARVPGALAAVGRTAAALLAAEAAGAAAAALDRTVAYVGEREQFGRPVGAFQAVKHRLADLYVHVQAARSAAYYAAWDPDGGGPLALAQCLEALRTTTGEAIQLHGGIGFTWEHEAHLYFKRAAADELLFGPVHRLRARAAEAAGLFTGAATAGRATTARSTTSGTTMSGARTSGATTSRATTGEAVAV, encoded by the coding sequence ATGGACACCGCCTTCACCCCGGAGCAGCAGGCCATCCGTCGCACCCTGCGCTCGGCGCTGACCCGCGGGGGCGGAGCACCTCCGGGGGAGCTGTGGGCGAGGCTCGCCGACGAGCTCGGGCTGCCCGGGCTCGCGCTGCCGGAGGCGTACGGAGGCGTCGGCGGCGGGGCCGTGGAACTCGCCCTCGCCTTCGAGGAGGCCGGACGGGCGCTCCTGCCGTCACCGCTCCTCGCCACCGCCGGACTCGTGGCGCCGCTGATCGCCGCGCTCGGCAGCGAGGCGCAGCGGGCCGAGCACCTGCCCGCCGTCGCCGACGGCACGCTCACCGCGGCCCTCGCCGTCCCCGGCGACGGCCTCGCCACGGCCCTCGCCCTCACCGGTGACAACGCGGACGGCGTGTGGGCGGGGGGCGGCCGGGCCGGCGGGGTGCAGGCGAGGCCCCTGCCGGAGGGCGGCGGCTGGGTGCTGTACGGGGAGGCGGGGCAGGTCCTGGACGGGCACAGCGCCGGGCTGCTCCTCGTCGCCGCGCATACGGGCGGCTTCGCCCGCGGGCGGGCGCTGCTCTTCCTGGTCCGGGGGGACGCGGACGGGGTCCGGCGCACCCGGTGGACCGCGCTCGACGAGACGAGGCCCCAGGCGCGCGTCGAACTCCGCGACGCCCGGGCGGAGCTGCTCGGCGACGACACCGCGGGCGCCCGGGTGCCGGGTGCGCTCGCCGCCGTCGGGCGCACCGCCGCGGCGCTGCTCGCCGCGGAGGCGGCCGGGGCGGCGGCCGCCGCGCTGGACCGTACGGTCGCGTACGTGGGGGAGCGCGAGCAGTTCGGCCGGCCGGTCGGGGCGTTCCAAGCGGTCAAGCACCGCCTGGCCGATCTGTACGTACACGTCCAGGCGGCCCGCTCGGCGGCCTACTACGCCGCCTGGGACCCGGACGGGGGCGGGCCGTTGGCGCTCGCCCAGTGCCTGGAGGCGCTGCGCACCACGACGGGCGAGGCGATCCAGCTGCACGGCGGCATCGGTTTCACCTGGGAGCACGAGGCGCATCTGTACTTCAAGCGGGCGGCCGCCGACGAGCTGCTCTTCGGGCCGGTCCACCGGCTGCGGGCGCGGGCGGCCGAAGCGGCGGGGCTCTTCACGGGCGCCGCGACCGCGGGCCGGGCGACGACGGCACGGTCGACGACATCCGGAACGACGATGTCCGGGGCGAGGACGTCCGGAGCGACGACGTCCCGGGCGACCACGGGAGAGGCGGTGGCGGTCTGA
- a CDS encoding iron chaperone, protein MPRSTAEDVDGYLAEVAEPDRLTALVRIRELCRTELDGYEEVMAYGMPAYRRPGGEPEIAFANQKQYISFYLMRPDVREGFEERLADQDMGKGCLRFRRTEKVDFDLVRDLLKAAAERPGEPC, encoded by the coding sequence ATGCCCCGATCCACAGCGGAAGACGTCGACGGCTACCTCGCCGAGGTGGCGGAGCCCGACCGGCTGACGGCCCTCGTCCGGATCCGCGAGCTCTGCCGCACCGAGCTCGACGGCTACGAGGAGGTCATGGCGTACGGCATGCCCGCGTATCGCCGTCCGGGCGGAGAGCCCGAGATCGCCTTCGCCAACCAGAAGCAGTACATCTCCTTCTATCTGATGCGCCCGGACGTGCGGGAAGGCTTCGAGGAGCGGCTCGCCGACCAGGACATGGGCAAGGGCTGCCTGCGCTTCCGGCGCACCGAGAAGGTCGACTTCGATCTCGTACGGGACCTGCTGAAGGCGGCCGCGGAGCGTCCGGGCGAGCCCTGCTGA